The following are encoded together in the Pedobacter sp. D749 genome:
- a CDS encoding non-ribosomal peptide synthetase, with protein sequence MENNKCVAVIGMSGVFPEASTLVELYNNLKSGKDSVRQISDERIANSSLSYDKRYQQIGFLNRIDYFDNQFFKISKKEAEVMDPHQRFILELCCQAIENSGYKLKDVSGSNTAVFLSSHPYPAYAFYFIEDDDPTVQTGNLIAMSAGRVSHILNLTGPALNIDTACSSSLVAIHEASQKLITGEVDTALVGGVSLAIKYPEISSYVTGITSPDGKSKAFDQSANGTGGGEGGGILFLKRLDMAIEDNDIIHAIIRGGAINQDGGRSNGLTAPSPVAQAEVLKKAWKNAEIDPESIGYIEAHGTGTKLGDPIEFQAISDAFNAFTDKRHFCAVSTIKTNIGHLDNAAGIAGVIKGILALKNRALFPSLHFTIPNPYIDFENSAAYINTDFKEWESCGFPRRCGISSFGLSGTNAHIVLEEAPSHAQKVIENENDDLPSFLKISAKTSIALTQYIDHIIQYLRVADSAFSDIVYSLNTGRDDYKYRVALVFESKEQLIEDLNEIRNELKRNEVVSVPDNIQTVLLLSDSILDAELFMHLVSSNRLFSKLKLDIEKIVGFDISDHHILSSFSIQYFLIKQWETYGIKINKIIATGIGKIIKDLFRGHIDLTRAITLITESEIGNDSFDEEKFRFYLNELQASTPLVLLEVGKDSLLVKTLRTWSDSDRFTIISPLTGNNSTLQQLSELYRFGFDIDWGCYYSGSTARRVEVPVYPFERVRCWIREALPTRVHNWFHELVWDAAEAKGFTGVTGNSYVIIMDELGLGLGLISALRLAGNECITVSRGKRYEMESAGAYIIDPEEESCYEQLYEDLRTMTKLTGIIDLSGYRKVEAGTEAQAVKYLYSQVYLAKYFSGHLCRKGFEYVQVSSNGYRIGTGDDPVLAIHTAGSCFLKGVLSEYTGLKARGIDVDIYTEHVSDAIGYVFKELGTEDNIKFVGYRLGKRYVQQFKKVAAPELHQSSVPVIRSGGVYLVTGGASGIGLEISKSLSRVSGVRLIILGQTFLPVKAQWNDTSDLSPVEQERISALKSLEASGALVDYYGLDMREEAAMSVTFEKIRQTTVKLDGIIHSAGVGISGYSLSEQTNSEIDSILGPKIYGTYFLDKYSRELHPDFLVMFSSLNSLVPKRRSAVYAAANGYQDGYCNYSGYQGTKFIGINWPGWSECGMGARGLGGSAPENTGEDVLKHITTGDGIDSFYALLDMGRANTAVAEVDITGFKINPFFSVGNEVVLNPSVSMGLSPSAGEGSGPDEALTISGLSQAESRVHMVWQEILKAETISVDSDFFEMGGHSLNGSQVINRLEKLFEVELEFEDLFEYPTIRSLSAYIEQLQSAGDMTEYSDISHIPDSVYYDLSHSQRRLWALSHQPGSGLAYNLVGTHVLEGDLDVEAFRRAFGEVVSRHEILRTGFHEVSGEPVQQVEPFSSMGFSVVYRDLRGLSEDSVELQEIIREEVSKPFDLSEAGLLRSQLLHLSADRYLFVFTMHHIISDGWSMRVLLKEVSVLYLYYKKGGAYPLAELRLQYRDYARWQVQELADPAHRSRAYWKEQFSGQLPLLSVRGDKSRPVQKSYNGSREHFMIGADVSDGLSMLSRSHDSTLYMGVLTSLYILLYKYSHQRDIIIGTPVSGRSHRDLEEQIGFYVNTLALRMQFEESWSYIGLLRRVKERCLEAFAHDQYPFDCLLEDLSLVRDPGRSPLFDVMLTFEGSGSSEEMLEGITISNNETELPVSKFDLTWIVVSGESGLSVNIEYNTDLFSREWILQLGSHYQELLRSIVLNPDMRLHELNCLTTAEAERFHQVPFFSFPLGTLHSVFEERVLAGGSSVALSYQGASLSYSELSFRSNQLARYLRDVQGVTANDLIGILLSPGLDMVVSVLGILKAGGGYVPLDPSYPEDRIGFMVKDSSVKAVLTTGSFSVLLGSCSGPTVLLVDEVFSGQGSYSGASLADLNNPADTAYVIYTSGSTGTPKGVSVSHSNVMNLLFHDDFEYEFSSSDVWVLAHSLCFDFSVWELFGSLLNGGRLVVISRDTARNTMAFADMLETERVSVLNQTPSMFSNLLTEILERDHIRLGLRYVIFGGEALKPGMLQLWHKRYPDVRLVNMYGITETTVHVTIKEIGESEITCGQSNIGVPFKSHYICLVDDLLCPVPDGSVGEIIVGGASVSGGYLNRESLSGERFISLPGRPSERFYRSGDLAVRMPNGEYVYMGRKDMQVKIRGYRIETGEIESVLMGHSSVRSAAVLARTDASGIASLCAYYSVTEALDSSEVRNYLRMHLPDYMLPSVYIKVDSIPYTSNGKADYDQLKSIVLAEEEEKPLALPETEIQSVLLSVWQGVLNRFHLGIDDNFFEVGGDSIKAIQISSRLYKEGYKLEVRQLFEHPTIRLQSLYVSPVVVVADQGAVHGEVLLSPVQQWFFGSGHPDRHHYNQSVMLAVPSGLDESGLSSILTALQRHHDILRVYYKEAGRDIRQLTGDLSHPVSVKVLDLRGKINWQQQMHDSGQQVQESMDLSSGPLLKVVLFRLDSGDRLLLVSHHLVIDGVSWRILFEDLDQLTIQYRNGEEYKLPLKTDSYQRWVSGLLAHVPVLQSLEQDYWAAVVERSLGSKLWPSFEGSYQTGEMGVVSFTLDRDETEMLLTGVNGAYNTEINDILLTGLFRSLHQEYGQDRLLVSMEGHGREEILAGVDISRTVGWFTSIYPLLLEVSVGSSISDQLIAVKEQLRQVPSRGIGYGILAYLGNGVLSGSISPEISFNYLGQFDSDTADKEFDIATESSGQSRSPRTQSTFVLDISGMIVSGELTLELGYHQLHIPAEQAVRLKDHYHNALKEIINHCANLETKQLTPSDFNQNIDVLSMDDLNTIEGLFN encoded by the coding sequence ATGGAAAACAACAAATGTGTAGCCGTGATCGGCATGAGTGGCGTTTTTCCCGAGGCATCAACCCTCGTTGAGCTATACAATAATCTGAAATCCGGTAAAGATAGTGTTCGCCAAATTTCAGATGAAAGAATTGCCAATTCCAGTTTGTCTTATGATAAACGCTATCAGCAAATCGGATTTTTAAACCGTATAGATTACTTCGATAACCAGTTCTTTAAAATATCAAAAAAAGAGGCTGAAGTAATGGATCCTCATCAACGCTTTATATTGGAACTTTGTTGTCAGGCTATCGAAAATTCTGGGTATAAACTTAAAGATGTAAGCGGTTCAAATACGGCGGTGTTTCTATCATCACACCCTTATCCTGCTTACGCATTTTATTTTATAGAAGATGACGATCCTACGGTGCAAACTGGAAATTTAATAGCTATGTCAGCGGGACGTGTATCGCATATATTAAATCTAACGGGGCCAGCTCTTAATATTGATACCGCCTGCTCATCATCTCTGGTAGCAATTCACGAAGCAAGTCAGAAGCTAATCACCGGAGAAGTAGATACTGCTTTAGTAGGAGGGGTGTCATTAGCAATCAAATATCCTGAAATTTCCAGTTATGTGACAGGGATCACCTCGCCAGATGGAAAAAGTAAAGCGTTTGACCAATCTGCTAACGGGACAGGCGGAGGAGAAGGCGGTGGAATTCTGTTCCTGAAACGACTTGATATGGCAATTGAGGATAATGATATCATACACGCAATTATTAGAGGTGGCGCTATAAATCAAGACGGTGGCCGGTCAAACGGCCTAACGGCACCTAGTCCAGTTGCCCAGGCAGAAGTCCTTAAAAAAGCTTGGAAAAATGCTGAAATCGATCCTGAATCAATTGGTTATATTGAAGCACATGGAACTGGTACAAAGCTCGGCGATCCTATAGAATTTCAGGCAATTTCAGATGCTTTTAATGCTTTCACCGACAAAAGACATTTCTGTGCTGTCAGCACTATAAAAACTAACATCGGGCATTTGGATAATGCCGCTGGTATTGCTGGTGTCATTAAAGGGATATTGGCATTGAAAAATAGGGCATTATTTCCTTCACTTCATTTTACCATTCCTAATCCATACATAGATTTTGAAAATAGCGCAGCTTATATAAATACAGATTTTAAAGAATGGGAGAGTTGTGGTTTTCCGCGCAGATGCGGAATTAGCTCCTTTGGTTTAAGTGGAACTAATGCACATATTGTTTTAGAGGAGGCTCCTTCTCACGCACAGAAAGTTATCGAAAATGAGAACGACGATTTGCCGTCGTTTCTTAAAATTTCGGCCAAGACAAGCATCGCATTAACCCAATATATCGATCACATCATCCAATACCTGAGGGTAGCTGACTCAGCTTTCTCTGACATAGTATATTCGCTCAACACCGGACGGGATGATTATAAATATAGAGTAGCATTAGTATTCGAAAGCAAGGAACAACTTATTGAGGACCTTAATGAAATCAGAAACGAACTGAAACGAAATGAGGTTGTGTCAGTTCCTGATAATATTCAAACTGTTTTATTGCTTTCTGATAGTATTTTGGATGCAGAACTTTTTATGCATTTGGTGTCAAGCAACCGTCTTTTTAGCAAACTAAAACTTGATATCGAAAAAATTGTCGGATTTGATATATCTGATCATCATATACTGAGTTCTTTTTCGATCCAGTATTTCTTAATCAAGCAGTGGGAAACTTACGGAATAAAAATCAATAAAATAATTGCTACGGGAATCGGAAAAATAATTAAAGACCTTTTCAGAGGCCATATTGATTTAACCAGGGCCATTACCTTAATTACTGAATCAGAAATAGGTAACGATTCGTTTGACGAAGAAAAATTCAGATTTTATTTAAATGAATTACAGGCATCTACACCATTAGTTTTATTGGAGGTAGGTAAAGATAGTTTATTAGTAAAAACATTGAGGACTTGGTCAGATAGCGATCGGTTTACTATAATTTCACCACTAACCGGTAATAATTCTACGCTGCAGCAACTTTCTGAACTATACAGATTTGGGTTTGATATAGACTGGGGTTGTTATTATTCTGGTAGTACGGCCCGGCGTGTAGAAGTTCCTGTTTATCCCTTTGAACGTGTGCGTTGCTGGATCAGGGAAGCCTTACCCACGCGTGTCCACAACTGGTTTCATGAATTGGTTTGGGATGCTGCCGAAGCTAAAGGTTTTACTGGAGTTACTGGGAACAGTTATGTGATCATCATGGACGAACTTGGTTTAGGTTTGGGATTGATATCCGCCCTACGTTTGGCCGGGAACGAATGTATTACGGTAAGTCGTGGTAAGCGATACGAGATGGAGTCTGCTGGTGCATATATTATAGATCCGGAAGAAGAATCGTGTTATGAACAGCTTTATGAGGATTTACGTACCATGACTAAACTGACGGGGATCATAGATTTATCGGGATATCGTAAGGTTGAAGCTGGCACGGAGGCCCAGGCCGTTAAGTATTTGTACTCGCAGGTATACCTGGCCAAATATTTTAGCGGTCATCTGTGTCGTAAGGGCTTTGAATATGTACAGGTAAGCAGTAATGGTTACCGTATCGGTACAGGAGATGATCCGGTTTTAGCTATCCACACTGCAGGCAGTTGTTTTTTAAAGGGCGTATTATCAGAATATACAGGTTTAAAAGCACGTGGCATAGATGTAGACATTTATACAGAGCATGTATCGGATGCCATCGGTTATGTGTTTAAAGAACTGGGAACGGAAGATAACATAAAGTTTGTTGGCTACCGTTTGGGTAAACGTTATGTTCAGCAATTTAAGAAAGTGGCGGCTCCTGAGCTGCACCAGTCATCCGTACCGGTTATCCGTTCGGGAGGTGTTTACCTAGTTACTGGGGGTGCCAGCGGTATCGGACTGGAAATAAGCAAGTCTTTATCAAGAGTATCAGGTGTCAGGCTGATCATTCTGGGGCAGACCTTCTTACCGGTCAAAGCGCAGTGGAATGATACCTCAGACCTTAGCCCTGTGGAACAGGAGCGGATCTCGGCCTTGAAATCACTGGAAGCATCAGGCGCCTTGGTAGATTATTATGGTCTTGATATGCGTGAAGAAGCGGCGATGTCTGTAACATTTGAGAAAATAAGACAGACGACGGTTAAGCTGGATGGGATCATACATTCCGCAGGTGTTGGTATAAGCGGTTATAGTTTGTCAGAACAGACAAATTCAGAAATAGACAGTATCCTGGGCCCAAAGATCTATGGGACTTATTTTCTGGATAAGTACAGCCGGGAACTGCATCCGGATTTTTTAGTGATGTTCAGTTCTTTGAACTCCCTGGTTCCTAAAAGGCGGAGTGCAGTTTATGCAGCTGCTAACGGTTATCAGGATGGTTATTGTAATTATTCTGGTTATCAGGGGACAAAATTTATCGGGATCAACTGGCCTGGCTGGTCAGAGTGTGGTATGGGCGCGCGGGGTTTGGGCGGATCAGCACCTGAAAACACGGGCGAAGATGTGCTGAAGCATATAACAACGGGTGATGGTATAGATAGTTTCTATGCCTTATTGGATATGGGCCGTGCTAACACAGCGGTAGCAGAAGTAGATATCACCGGATTTAAGATAAACCCGTTTTTCAGCGTGGGAAATGAAGTTGTGCTGAATCCTTCAGTGTCAATGGGCTTATCCCCATCTGCGGGGGAAGGTTCCGGGCCGGATGAGGCTTTAACAATCAGTGGTTTAAGTCAGGCTGAATCCAGGGTTCATATGGTTTGGCAGGAGATACTGAAAGCAGAAACCATATCGGTGGATTCAGATTTTTTCGAGATGGGTGGCCATTCATTGAATGGCAGCCAGGTAATTAATCGTCTAGAGAAGCTTTTTGAGGTAGAGCTGGAATTTGAGGATTTGTTTGAATACCCAACGATTCGTTCATTGTCAGCATATATAGAACAATTGCAGTCAGCGGGCGATATGACTGAGTATTCAGATATATCGCATATTCCGGATTCTGTTTATTATGATTTGTCACATTCACAGCGTCGTTTGTGGGCGCTGAGCCACCAACCTGGTTCAGGTCTGGCCTATAACCTAGTTGGGACGCATGTTTTGGAAGGTGATCTTGATGTGGAAGCCTTCCGACGTGCCTTTGGGGAAGTAGTTTCCCGTCACGAGATTCTTCGGACAGGTTTCCATGAGGTATCCGGGGAACCTGTTCAACAGGTTGAGCCCTTTTCATCGATGGGCTTTTCTGTGGTTTACAGGGATTTGCGCGGATTATCGGAGGATTCCGTGGAACTCCAGGAGATTATCCGTGAAGAGGTATCAAAGCCTTTTGATTTATCGGAGGCCGGACTGTTGCGTTCACAGTTGCTGCATCTGTCAGCCGACCGTTATCTGTTTGTATTTACGATGCATCATATCATTTCCGATGGCTGGTCGATGCGTGTATTGCTCAAAGAAGTATCGGTACTTTATCTTTACTATAAGAAAGGTGGTGCTTACCCTTTGGCTGAGCTCAGGCTTCAATACCGTGATTATGCGCGTTGGCAGGTCCAGGAGCTGGCCGATCCGGCCCACCGCTCCCGTGCCTACTGGAAAGAGCAGTTTTCGGGGCAGCTTCCCTTACTTTCGGTTCGCGGTGATAAGTCACGGCCTGTACAGAAGAGTTATAATGGTTCCCGAGAGCACTTTATGATCGGTGCGGATGTTTCCGATGGTCTGAGCATGCTGAGCCGTTCCCATGACAGCACACTTTATATGGGTGTACTGACATCTCTTTATATCCTGTTGTATAAATACAGCCATCAGCGTGATATCATCATCGGTACGCCTGTTTCTGGCCGTTCTCACCGGGACCTTGAAGAGCAGATCGGTTTTTATGTGAATACACTGGCATTGCGGATGCAGTTTGAAGAAAGCTGGAGCTATATCGGCCTGTTACGCCGTGTAAAAGAACGGTGCCTGGAAGCTTTTGCCCATGACCAATATCCATTTGACTGTTTATTGGAAGACCTGTCTCTGGTCCGGGATCCGGGCCGTAGTCCGTTGTTTGATGTGATGCTCACCTTTGAAGGTTCGGGTTCTTCGGAAGAAATGCTTGAGGGGATTACGATCAGTAATAATGAGACGGAGCTTCCGGTAAGCAAGTTTGACCTGACCTGGATAGTTGTGTCTGGCGAATCCGGTCTGTCGGTAAACATTGAGTACAATACAGATTTGTTCAGCCGGGAGTGGATATTGCAGTTAGGCAGTCATTACCAAGAGCTTTTACGGAGTATCGTTTTAAATCCGGATATGCGGCTGCATGAACTGAATTGTCTGACAACAGCAGAAGCGGAACGTTTCCATCAGGTTCCTTTTTTTAGTTTTCCCTTGGGTACGCTCCACTCTGTTTTCGAAGAACGTGTCCTGGCAGGTGGCAGCTCAGTAGCTTTAAGTTACCAGGGGGCCTCCTTAAGTTATAGCGAACTGTCTTTCCGGAGCAACCAGCTTGCCCGCTATTTACGGGATGTGCAGGGTGTTACTGCCAATGATCTGATCGGTATTTTGTTATCACCAGGTTTAGATATGGTCGTATCTGTACTGGGGATTTTAAAAGCCGGTGGCGGATATGTTCCGCTGGACCCTTCTTATCCTGAGGACCGTATAGGTTTTATGGTAAAGGACTCGTCTGTAAAAGCTGTTCTCACCACCGGATCATTTTCAGTCCTGTTGGGATCGTGTAGTGGACCAACGGTTTTATTGGTAGATGAGGTATTTTCCGGACAGGGCAGTTACAGTGGTGCATCCCTGGCAGATCTCAACAATCCTGCAGATACGGCATACGTAATTTATACATCCGGGTCTACAGGAACGCCCAAAGGGGTGTCTGTAAGCCATTCGAATGTAATGAACTTATTGTTTCATGATGATTTTGAATATGAGTTCAGCAGTTCAGATGTTTGGGTTTTGGCGCATTCCCTGTGTTTTGATTTTTCGGTGTGGGAACTCTTCGGGAGCCTTCTTAACGGAGGTAGGCTTGTAGTTATTTCGCGGGATACTGCCCGTAATACGATGGCTTTTGCCGATATGCTGGAAACAGAAAGGGTCAGTGTCCTGAATCAGACGCCATCGATGTTCAGTAACCTTTTAACCGAGATACTGGAGCGTGATCATATCCGCCTTGGCCTGCGTTATGTGATATTCGGTGGGGAAGCCTTGAAACCGGGTATGCTACAGTTATGGCACAAGCGTTATCCTGATGTTCGGCTGGTCAATATGTATGGGATAACGGAGACAACGGTCCACGTAACCATTAAAGAGATCGGCGAGTCGGAGATCACCTGCGGTCAAAGTAACATAGGTGTTCCCTTTAAGAGTCATTATATCTGTTTGGTGGATGATCTTTTATGCCCTGTACCTGACGGATCTGTAGGAGAGATCATTGTCGGGGGTGCATCGGTAAGCGGTGGTTACCTGAACCGGGAAAGCTTAAGCGGTGAAAGGTTCATCAGTCTTCCTGGCCGTCCATCTGAGCGTTTTTACCGCTCGGGTGACTTGGCCGTACGTATGCCTAACGGTGAATATGTATATATGGGCAGAAAGGACATGCAGGTAAAGATCCGGGGCTACCGTATTGAGACAGGAGAAATAGAAAGTGTACTTATGGGGCACAGCTCGGTCAGGTCAGCAGCCGTACTTGCCCGTACAGATGCCTCCGGCATAGCCAGTTTATGTGCTTATTACTCAGTGACGGAGGCCCTGGACAGTTCAGAAGTGCGGAACTACCTGCGCATGCATCTTCCGGACTACATGCTTCCATCCGTTTATATAAAAGTTGACTCGATCCCTTATACCAGCAATGGTAAGGCTGACTACGACCAGCTGAAATCCATCGTGTTAGCGGAGGAGGAAGAAAAGCCCTTAGCATTACCCGAAACGGAGATACAGTCTGTATTATTGAGTGTATGGCAGGGCGTACTTAACCGTTTCCATCTGGGTATAGATGACAATTTTTTCGAGGTTGGTGGAGATTCGATCAAGGCGATCCAGATCTCAAGCCGCCTGTATAAAGAGGGTTATAAGCTAGAAGTACGGCAGTTGTTTGAACATCCTACGATCCGTCTTCAAAGTTTATATGTGAGCCCTGTAGTTGTTGTTGCCGATCAGGGGGCTGTTCATGGCGAGGTATTATTGAGCCCGGTCCAGCAATGGTTTTTTGGTAGCGGTCACCCTGACCGCCATCATTACAACCAATCAGTAATGCTGGCCGTACCTTCGGGACTGGATGAGTCTGGACTGAGTTCGATACTGACCGCCCTTCAGAGGCACCACGATATATTGCGTGTTTATTACAAGGAAGCAGGTAGGGATATCCGTCAGCTGACGGGTGATCTGTCCCATCCTGTGAGCGTAAAGGTTCTGGATTTGCGTGGCAAGATCAACTGGCAGCAGCAGATGCACGATTCGGGTCAGCAGGTCCAGGAGAGTATGGACCTGTCGTCGGGTCCTTTACTTAAAGTGGTATTGTTCCGTCTTGATTCAGGTGACCGGCTTTTGCTGGTCTCGCACCATTTGGTTATAGATGGTGTTTCCTGGCGGATATTGTTTGAGGACCTAGACCAGCTGACCATTCAGTACCGGAACGGTGAGGAGTATAAGCTGCCATTGAAGACAGACTCTTACCAGCGCTGGGTTTCGGGGCTTTTGGCGCATGTTCCTGTTCTCCAGTCATTGGAGCAGGATTATTGGGCTGCTGTGGTGGAACGTTCTTTGGGGTCAAAGTTATGGCCATCCTTTGAAGGTTCTTATCAGACAGGAGAAATGGGGGTGGTCTCATTTACTTTGGACCGGGATGAAACAGAAATGCTGCTGACTGGGGTGAACGGTGCTTATAATACAGAGATAAACGATATCCTTCTTACGGGCCTTTTCCGCTCGTTACATCAGGAGTACGGCCAAGACCGTTTGCTGGTGTCGATGGAAGGACATGGTCGGGAGGAGATCCTCGCCGGAGTTGATATCAGCCGCACGGTTGGTTGGTTTACCAGTATCTATCCGTTGTTACTGGAAGTTTCGGTTGGTTCATCGATATCGGACCAGCTGATTGCGGTGAAGGAACAGTTGCGTCAGGTTCCGTCCAGGGGTATAGGTTACGGCATACTTGCTTACCTTGGAAATGGGGTTTTGTCGGGTAGTATCTCCCCTGAGATCAGTTTCAATTACCTGGGACAGTTTGACTCAGATACAGCGGATAAGGAATTCGATATCGCAACAGAATCCTCGGGCCAAAGCCGCAGTCCCAGAACGCAGAGCACTTTTGTGCTGGATATATCGGGAATGATCGTCTCGGGGGAACTGACCCTTGAGCTGGGTTATCACCAGTTACATATTCCGGCAGAACAGGCCGTACGGCTGAAAGACCACTACCACAATGCCCTTAAAGAGATCATCAATCATTGTGCAAACCTTGAAACCAAACAATTAACCCCTAGCGATTTTAATCAAAATATCGATGTGTTGAGTATGGATGATTTAAATACCATTGAAGGTTTATTCAACTAA